AGAAGTTAATAAAAACAATTATATCTCACAGATGTAGTTGAACCAAATCCTTTATTaatccttgactagaaaaaagGAATTTAGTTGCGCATCATCGGGATAAATCCGCACGAATTCAATGAGAATGTTCGCAAAAGTGTTCGACAAGAGAAAAACTCcccagaaagaaagaaaggaggcGGCCGTCCCCCTTTTCCTAATGCTCCCGTCACGACTTTTGTTTCTTGCCAAAGTACTAATCAAGCGGAAGCTAGCCGACTTCCTCTCCCATTGTTTCCTACTTCGTGtctactaataataataataataataataaattttcctaaatagaaaaaagaaactatAAAAGATAATGTTCATTTTTTCTAATCCAATTCCACAACTAATAGAGATAGTCAAACTCTTCCAAATCTTCAACCAAAAGTAGGGGTGACaatggggcggggcgggggttgggggAGGGGTGCCCGTTGcattttatttccccccccgcCCCCGACCCGTCCCCCATTCCCAGCTTCCCCCAGCCCGCCCCTGATCTGCCCCGCGgggttaaaaatattttattataattaaatttgagcaaataaatcaagttctaaaatatcaatacatcaccaaattatcattcattgtaatttcacaattgaaactcataaaaataattaaacaaaggtTATTTGAATATAATCTAATAcgataaaacaaatataattaaaataatcaaattttcacttttgatacaaatacaatcactaaattattttttttttttagaaaaaattgttattgtattaagtgtagttaggaatttaacataaatgtattaataaatttagtataaataattaataatttttattaatagatatatataattagtagtataattgataatatcattatatatataattatgtacacacatacatatttatatatattttttcaaacgaCTGCCCCGCCCCATCCTCCGCCCCGTTTTTaaacggggggaaaaaattccccctgCCCCCGCCTCATCCCCCGCCCCAATGGCCCCCTGCGGGCGGGTGCCTGTGGGCACCCACACTCGTTGCCATCCTTAACCAAAGGTGCCCATACTGACTCGAATTAGGAAATCTCTGTGCGCAATAAATTCTCGAGTCTTCTGGACTTGAAAGTAGTTCCCGATTGTGCCACCATCAAATTAATTCTTCACATGTTGGAAAATTGCTCCTCTTAATTAGTTTTTGCTCATTTTCCTACAATTAGCACCATTAACCAAATGTAGGTTGAATCTATCAACTAACACAATATTTGGCTAGATTCaaggagaaaaaaataataaatctaaTAACAAAAATGCATTCTATCAATATGTAAATGGTTTCTTTCAGGTTAAAGAATATTGAGATGCTATAGTAGCCTCTTAATCGTATTGTCTATCACGAGATTGAAAAGTATGATCCATTGAAAGCTCTAAATTTCAACGATcaacaaactatttacaaaaaattaacttTTATAACAAGGCTTTTCAATTAATTAAAGTTGTATATAGATAATTCTTGaacttttaactttttttttggtacaaccAACTTATTTTTTTGAGCACGATGAAAATCgtatataaaacaaattttatgACTTTTTACTAAAGGAATCAAAGAACATGACAATGAGAATGTTTTAAAACTACAAGCTTATTAGAGGAACTAAAGAACATGAGAATGAGAACCTTTTAACCGTATTGCAGCGTCAAAGAGTGTTACTATTAAAAATAGGGTAAAATACCAGAAAACTCTCTATGATTTGATAAATGTTCAATTTAATTTCCTTTGGTTTGGAAACTTACAATATAATTCCCTATGGTTTCgactaaattaaaaattgaacagaaagtattaaatctaactgTTGTGtgtgaaatgtcaatattgCCCCAACCATATGTGAGATGCTTTctattcaattttgaatttagttGAAATCATAGGGAgttataatataatttttcaaGCCAGAGGGAGTTAGATTGAATATTCAGCAAATTATAGAGAGTTCATTATATAGGGGCAATATTAACATTTCACGTATAATCATTAGATTGGATGTTTTTTTTGtctaattttcaatttagttgaaACCATGGAGAGTTATAATATAAGTTTTCAAATCAGAAGGAGTTAAATTGAATATTTAGCAACCATAAGGAGTTTTTTATACCCTTAAAAACAAGAATATACTTGATTATAGTTATTTTGACAGtatgaaataaaattttggaaaaattactAATAATTTCCCTGTGGTTTTATCTATTGCCATGTAACCCctctaatatttcaaaatatccatTTTACCCTCTATAGTTTCACGTGAACTAGAAATTTAATAGAAAATAGTCTATGTAGCATCATTAACTGAAATACTAATAGTGCACTCACTTAAATGCTAAACCAAACGATGACTTAGCTTCCTTGTACAAAATCATAGGGGAATCACATGGATAAATGCAAAATCATAGGGATATAATGTGGATATTTATGTAAACTATAGGGAAGATTAAGTGGATATTATGATTCATCAAATGCACTTTTAGAGTGCTTGTAGTCTAATTGCCATAGCTGATTAtgcattttatcaatttttcactttacataaaGCCACAGGTGGTTATGTGGCTATTTTGAAACTTTGGGGAATCATTTTGCATTATGTAAAATCATAGTgggttatatgtaatttacccTAAAACTTTTAAAGATGGACATAAGTGCATGTGGGATCTAAGTTAAATATgaggaaaaaaagaatcaagaagaaaggaagaacaATCCAAGATGAGGATAATGAGCCTCTATCTACTTTATTTTGACTGAAAATGAAACCTTTCTAGGCTATTTACTTTCTAATTGGTTTTTCTTCTAAATACTAATAAAAGAAACTTCTTAAACTCAGTAAATAATCCTCTCAAAGAATTAATTGTAAATGAACTTTCTTGATTGCCTAGTGTATTTAGGATAAATTTTATGATAACCGGGATCTCTAGCtgcgaaaaaataaaaaagcgaCCAATCGTCCTTATCTTTTGGACTTTACGAATCTTCTCTTAGCATTATGCATGGACAAATTTGATGTTTAGTGCACTGATTACTAGGTTACAAGTTATTTAGATATCTAAAGTTTGCATGTCATctttgtttcttgacaaatttttagttttcagtccttttaaaatgttttaggaatgaaaggagaaaaaagTGTGCAAGAGGATGGTGagaatgaaaatttgaagttACCTTTGGAGTCAATGCTAATTCTTCgtataataaaaacaaaaagtgCACCAGCAATCCTTTTGAGAATTAGTACAAGTTAGTGAAAAGCTGAAAGTGTTAAATGATTTTCTGGTCTCAGGACTAAACAACATAGTCCCAAAAAGTGGGACTAGCTAGCTGATTTAGCGACTTGGTTTTCTAGCAACAAATATTCTGAGTCACAATATGGTGTCCTTTGGCAATGTGGTGTGGAACTATAGATATGACAATCTACACAAATGTGGTAATAGGTGAGGATACAATGTCTTAACAGAGTATTTAGGTCAATCACTCACCATTTCTATCTTGGTACACAATCTTGGAGATTGGTATATATAGCTAGCGGTTCTACTATTTTATTATCACAGCTCGTGCATGTTAGTGAAAAATGAGAATTAGCCACAaacaaattttattcataagattttCGGAGATGATACAATATTTCATTTTAGTCAAATTAAGCAAGCTAATGCAAGGGGGAAACTGACTGGGATGAATATTGCGCGTGGGGCTCCTAGTTTGTCTCACCTTTTCTTTGCAGATGATTCTTTGATATTCTGTAAGGCAAAGGCTGAGGAGGTACGAGAACTGATTAGGATTTTGGATGTCTACAAACGTGCGTCGGGCCAAATGATCAATGCTGAGAAGTCTTCATGTTTCTTTAGCAGGAATGTGGCTGTGGGGAAAAGGACAGAGGTCCTGAATGAACTGCAAGGGATGCGGCAGGTTGAGCAAAGTAGGTATTTGGGGTTACCACTGGTCATAGGAAGATCCAAGAGACAAGTGTTTGATTTCATACGGCAAAAAACAATTATGAAGTTAAAGGGTTGGAAGGAGAGATTACTGAGCCAAGCTGGTAAAGAGGTGCTACTTAAGTCTGTGGTGATGGCCTTACCTGCTTATGTGATGTCCTGTTGTCTATTGCCAAAAATCCTATGTAAGGAAATCTGCTCAGAGATGGGCAAATTTTGGTGGGGACAAAAGGAGGATGAACGGAAGATACATTGGATGAAATGGGGAAAGATGTCAGAAGTAAAGTCGGCTGGGGGACTGGGCTTCCGGGATCTGCATGAGTTTAATTTGGCTTTGTTGGCTAAGCAACTATGGAGAATTTTGACTAAACCCAACCTTCTAGTGAGCAAGTTATTTAAAGCTAAGTACTTTAAGGGAGCCTCTATTTGGAAGACTGAGAGCAATGGGACTGATTCTTGGTGTTGGAAAAGTCTTTTGAAAGCAAAGGATTTGCTAGAGGAGGGGATGAGGAAGCAAGTAGGGGATGGGGCGACTATACATATTTAGGACGATAGGTTGCTTCCAGAAGCTGATGGTGGAAGAGTCAAAGCCAGGGAGGGGGTGGAGGTCATGGTCCAGTGGGTGAACGAGCTTATAAAGGATGGGGAGTGGGATAAGGAGTTGATTACTAGGATATTTGACGAGGAAACTGTGAGGAAGTACTTAGGATTCCACTTAGTGTTATGCCTATGAAAGATAGAATATACTGGGTTATGTCTAGTATTGGTGTTTATACGGTGAAATCAGGGTATAAGTTGGCTAAAATCAGGAAGAGGAAGGAGGAACAAAGGGGGACAAGGGCAGAACATGGCTGTAGTATGAGCTGGGCAACTTTGAGCTGGAACTCTGTATGGCGTATGAATATGAAGCCAGAGCTACAACACTTTATCTGGAGATGCTTGAATGGCATTCTCCCAGTAAATGCACTGATTATGGATAGATGCTCAAAAGGAAATTTCCTGTGCAAATGTTGTGGGGAAAACCCAGAAACTATTGaacatttgtttttcttctgcAACAGTGCACAGGAGATCTGGAAAACTGCTCCACTTGACTGGGACGGGCTGAAGAACTTCAGGAGTAAATTCTGGTTGTGGTGGGAGGAGATGAAGGATGCGGTGAGGGAAGAGAAAGGGAGGGAAAGGATTGAGCTCACTGTACACCTGCTCtggcaaatttggaaatcaCGAAATGGAGTGCAATTTAATAATAAACGAAGGGAGCCAGTGGTAGCCGTAAGCAAAGCAGTGCTGGAGTGGCGTGAATACATGGAAGCACAGGAGGTAAAGGAGGAAGTGGGGGGAGATTGCAGGTGTAGTACGGAAGGCACGTGTAGCTGGAGGGGACCGAAGGAGGATTAATTGGATAAAGGTAAATTCAGACGCAGCTCTAGACCAGGAGGGGGATAAGGCTGGTTGGGGACTGATTGCAAGGGACTggcaaggagaggtgaagggtGCTTGGGCAGTGCCAAGTACAAGTTGCTCCAATGCCAAAGTGGAGGAAGCAAAGGCTCTCAGGCTCGCGATGCTGGTGGCGAAACAGAATGGGTGGAGACGAGTGGAATTTGAATCTGATTGTTTACAGGTTATCAATGATATTAACAGTACGAATGATGAAGCCGTTAGGTGTACTGTGATTTCTGACATTAGGAAACTAAAATACAGATTTGACGAATGTTGTTTTGCCTTCACTAAAAGGGAAAACAACTCTGTTAGCCATACATTAGCTAGGAAAGCATTACAAATGGAGTGTCCAGCCGAATGGAAGGAATGTTTCCCAGGTTGGTTGCTTGAGCTTGCTCATGCAGATTGTAAGGGCAGTTGCCCATTTTTTTCTGTAAGTTGGATAGCGTATCATTGATAAAGTGATGTcgtttttgataaaaaaaaaaaataactctCTACTTTTTGAGAGTTGGAAATGACATTCTTGATTAAAAATGGTCAAAGAATggcctttctttctctcttcttaCTAACATTCAAACACGAAACCTTATCAACCTTTACCGGGATTAATCATTATAACGTGTCATTTTTGGTTCAGTTAGTAAGGACTTTTGGTTGataaaatatgttatttttgtcAGTCattattttaaacaaaattttgaaaaagaaagtagGCACAAATCGCTACCGCTATCCAAATGAAAAGTCAAGTGACAAAGAATAACGAAAAATAACTTAGACATGGATGGTAGTAATCGCAAACTCAGCGCTTCATTTCTTGATATTGAGTCATCAGATATTCTAATCTCATTGTAATGAAAGAACCTATGTGATTTTCTTGAATACATGAATATTTAGGTAAATTCTTGAACTTATTTTGCGTATGTTTCAAGGAAATTAGACAATGAATGATTATTTCTGTAGTAAATAAAGAAATAGTCCAaaagatttttaataaattatatgtttatcTTATGGCTGGGAAAATTTAAGAAATAAACCAGTAAAGCAACATATATCTACAGGTGTCAGTATAGATAATCTAACCTGACACTTTATCTATCCTCACACCTAGGGCGAGTgttgtcccttccaatgtggggatAGCCTTAAATCTTtagcagcattcaaatgtgttAGGAAAACCATGCTGCTATAGCATTCCTCCTGCcaacaaaaacttttttttgtgATAATCGAAAGTGTTAGTATACCATTAGAACATCAGTAGCGGATCAGTAGGATATCCAATTTATGAAGGCATCTTGAGTTGTCTTAATATATGGCTTTAAGGACACGTAGCCATGTGAATTTACACTGCTTTGGATGACATGCCCATTTGTCATTAGTGTTTTTCGAAGCTAAGCTATGCTGACACTTTTAATTGTCAGGAGTTTtttccctatttttttttttatatggaaGCAACCTACAATTAGTCCTCCCTGCTGTACATTCCATCAACCAGAATCCCAAGGGACTTGTAAAATTAACCAAAAGAACAGAATGCATATAgcaatttaaaaaaagaagTCGATACTCAAATATAATTCATTGAATTAAAAGTCGGtaacaagtacaaacatagcaAGTACTAAAATCCCAAACAAGTACTAAAACATTCTCAAGTACACAAACTTGAAATACTCTCTTGTGCACAACCTAAAAGATTCTCATCCCTAACAAGTTGAAAGAACTAACAGTAGCTTCCAAACTTTCCAATGAAATGAGAGCTTTCAGTCATAACCACGAAGTCCCCATCAATCTTCAGCTGGTTCCACCTGTGCACAAAGTTTGTGGGGGATCATTAGATCATCATACTAACAAGAGCTTTCCAGAAAAGCCACAATGTATTTGCTAAAGATCAAATTAAATTGTCGTGATTCCAGAGGCGAAGCCATTCATGATGAGACCTAAGAGCCACGATGTAAAGACATGAACCCCTTTTCCACTACTCTGGGTTAGGCCACGAGCCATGTCATTTTGTTTGATTCAAAGTTAGGAACCATTCTAAGGATTTAAATTTGTTCAAATTTTCTGTATTCGACGAAATAATCACTTCCAGAGGGAAATTTTGCAACCCACTCACACTTAAGATCAATCTGCTATCAATGAAAAACTAAACCTTGTATCCACTCAGTAACATAAAGTCAACTGCTAACAAAACTAGTTACATGCATTTCATATCGGCAATTACAGGACAGATCAATGCGTAAAGTTAAAAGCTTTCAGAATAAGTATTAGCAACTCAATGCCCATAAAGCCAATACATAAATGTGCAGCAGTAGCTGATCATGAAGCTTTAGTTGCATTTACTTCTTAAATATTAGCTAGAGAAAAGATCATAACGTTTCCCACCTGGAAGCTTTAATTTCATCTATTAGTTACCACCTCATACTTGCCAacaaccataatcacaccactCATCCTCTTATACCAACCACAAAGTCCAATAAACCCAATCTCCTGCCCCCTGACCCTCCTCTccctacccaaaaaaaaaaaaaaaaaaacttaaaaaagaaagaacagaACAAGAAATGGTTCTTGGAACATTTACAATTTTCACAAACCTTTCACAACAAATACATGGAAAGCACTAATGAACATCATCTGTAGGCCCAATTGAATCAAACAAAACTGACTACTAGTGAAATGAGAGCCTTCAGTCATAACCACGAATATCCCATCAATCTTCAACTGGTTCCTCTTATCTCACTGGAAAGGTCAAACAACAGAGATATCTTGGACAAAATTTCACGAAGCACTAACATCACAAATGAACAAATCCAAGTGCTCAATGAAGAAGTTTGAATGATTACTTGTGATTACTTGTTCACTGGATTGTCACAATTAGCACATCTAGACTATATAGTAAGTAAACATGTCAAATACTAATAAACAAGGATAAGGGAGTGATTTTCGAATTATAGAACTAATTAATAACATTAAGATATTTGCTTGAGTATTTGTTTTGTCCCCTTTAAGACATCCTATGATTAAATCATAGCAATTGAAAGAACATAGGTACAAACAAAACTCATTACGTCAGTCAACCCAgctattaaaagaaattaaaaactcCCACAAGCTTGCAGCATTTTTGTCTAAGAAAAGCCCATGACGTGTCTGCTTGAGAGCACAAACAGTTAATTGGCATTAAAGACGAATTACCATGGAGTAAAACTACACAGGTATGCAGAAAACGAACTTAGAGCACAATGGAAAAGGAAATTGCAAAATGCGTACCAAAGAGAgatcaaattaaagaaaaaggctAACATTCAATAGTCAGTCATTAAATACGTATTGTATAAACAATATCTCACCCTTAGTTCCACACGGGAAAGATAAGGCCTCTTCTCTGTGTCATGAGAAAATCgaacttttccctttttctctcctGACTTCATCCATTCCTTATTAACATTGGGATGAATCCACATATCTTCCATGTCATCTTTCGAAGTTCTGGAGTTCCAAGTTGTATTCAATGGACCTGCAGCCTCGTGTATAAACAcacaaaatttctttttcagcaCAAATTGGAGTGAATTAATAAAAGATAGAATGAGATTCACAGTAGTCATATCATAAAATTCAAAATGCTAATTTGGTAAAAGTCAAACTAGTCAGGTTTCAAGGATTGACCTAGAAAAATTGGATATAGGTTAGACTGATTAGGCACTACTTGCAAGGAATTCATACTAATAAAACACCAGAAAAGATATTTCATTCTGGAGAAAGTGCACTTCTTCTGTCTCCTTAACTAAGGTATCCAAATAGAATTACAGCTTTCTGTTTTGGTGTAAAGACAAAATAGTTAAACCCAAAATGTTCAAGAAACTAAGATGAGATATTTCTAGGACAGAACAAGTTAATCTGAGTCCTCCACTTGTTCTATCACTAAACCAACGACATCACCAGAATCATATTCCAACAGGGAGACTGCATTTTTTCATAGATTAATCAGAAGAtaacaaaatttgaaatacAGTAAAAAACAACGGAACATGTGTATGTACCAACTTATAAAGCAATGATCATAATACtttcacattaaaaaaaaattacaagttcaGCTCAACTTATCACCTTCGAGTTAACAAGGAAACATACACTTATCAGCAACAGAGTCTTATGTGAGTATATATATTAATTCACACAATTCGTTTACCCACCCTAGATTGATTAAATTGACTACTATATGAGTTATTTCAAGCTACAGTAGAGCATAACAGTAAACATTCATTGTTGCACAAAATCCAAATGATCTCCATGCCAAAAATTGCATCTTCATCAAGTAGCCAATAAAATGAGACTACTAGCTTCTAAAAAGAGATTTACCTTCTTGTATTATTGTCAAAGCTACAAATTAGTGTAGTATCAATATTAGAAAATGAGTTTCTTTTCACTAAATTTCTATtagtgtatatattattgagTAAATTAATATCAGTACCAAAGGAAAGAAGGTTGACATTTTATCGAACAGCTTATGGACAACAAATCCTTAAAGCTGAACAGCGAGATTTAGCAAAAAACATTATATCAGATTCAACAAAAACATTGTATCAGATTGAAGTAGACAACCAAGAGGAATCAATTTAGGGCAGGAAGAAGTAAACGAGGTATATCATGGGGGTTAAAGAGAGTCCCGCACCCCTTTCACCTGGTCTCTTTGTCCTTGGAGCGGAGGTTCCTACTATAAGACTAGAAACTGGAAATCAAATTGCAAAAGCTGCAAGAACTGCATTAACTCAAGGACTCGGCTATCCAACACTCTTGTGGCTAGGCTGGTGGGAGATTGGGATCTTTGTAGAAAGGCAGGCTGTCCCTAATGCCCTCTATCGAATAAGGAGTAGTAGTACCCCAACCAAACAAGGGTTAGTTGTGCGGTAGCTGGAATCTGGCTTGCTGCCAAAGGGGTTGGATATCGATTGTTCCGCTGTCACCAACCTGATTGCTCGCTGCTAGATATGAATAGCCCACAAGTCTTCATCCCCATTTCAGTTAGGGCAGATGGCTCCTGCGTGGGCTGTTGCTTTCGCATGGCCTGCTTGAAACTACCCAAGTTTGCCAAGGCACGATTGTGTGCACTTGAATTTAGGGCCTTAGCCTCCTGGCACTCCAACTTGCAACGACGAGGGAATTAAGATCTTTGGCAAAAGCCTCTTCCTTGGGGTCCTAAAAAGAGAGAGCCAAGAAGCAGTGGCACTTGAATCGCAGGTTCTGAAAACAGTGAAGGGTCTCTCGGGGAGAGGCCCAAGCATAATTAC
This portion of the Coffea arabica cultivar ET-39 chromosome 2e, Coffea Arabica ET-39 HiFi, whole genome shotgun sequence genome encodes:
- the LOC113728955 gene encoding uncharacterized protein codes for the protein MPMKDRIYWVMSSIGVYTVKSGYKLAKIRKRKEEQRGTRAEHGCSMSWATLSWNSVWRMNMKPELQHFIWRCLNGILPVNALIMDRCSKGNFLCKCCGENPETIEHLFFFCNSAQEIWKTAPLDWDGLKNFRSKFWLWWEEMKDAVREEKGRERIELTVHLLWQIWKSRNGVQFNNKRREPVVAVSKAVLEWREYMEAQEEGDKAGWGLIARDWQGEVKGAWAVPSTSCSNAKVEEAKALRLAMLVAKQNGWRRVEFESDCLQVINDINSTNDEAVRCTVISDIRKLKYRFDECCFAFTKRENNSVSHTLARKALQMECPAEWKECFPGWLLELAHADCKGSCPFFSVSWIAYH